The Desmonostoc muscorum LEGE 12446 genome includes a region encoding these proteins:
- a CDS encoding ATP-binding protein: MHIPLDTKIAIAVKGVEPINQVNDSQLISAKLREEITVKHDFFYYLFDFGSDEEYERFQACLDSHQPVGIFLIPQVDDFFCDIVVKIFNYELIRKYQYGGSNSIPKNAHRKIATSLASDEDCENEQENSVTDANIFQFSRSTMDSIILGNTGLELLDSEKFDQQFEQISLYANKYNSEQFFIIFHCPSLLEIQAHQQEDAFGYLVDRVAHKIPFTFTLRCKYPNEASIEYKEEIYAHFRLLLELPSYQIEEDDASLGDYFLELQKAQIQAESQLFLKMKCEHFYSLKWQQESKEYIYLKYFAIKTLESLGYELSQIGCEVELTSRDEETIDEDTSDDDEEYQSEIIEVYVKNQVVVEIETLQYHEFQDNNLFLDQIKRVLRKSKVWPNQLESLWLVIPGFEIARNYYQLKKAKEILEYKLSGYYGDRFQVIIMAPDYENHQLVPVSFDSIDYPSFEYAAKKPSLVPAYPITNRVKELKLDFSQVKGLNEEKEKLTKLLKLQSKGYKGSIGGILFYGLPGCGKTLLANAFANESGRYFFKFSPADIVSVWIGQSQKNIRDIFAQAKKKAPSLLFIDELDSIGFNRNEDNAHTDQKATINQLLIELNNLQNSDVIVIAATNYLSGIDSALKRSGRLDWKIPIFPPDRVERIDLFKHYLLKIDMNQLVNFEILADKSAKFTSSDIELVCRELKNAIILEEISSALTTSDVISYINNLQDGGLSLNEEQVKEFLEECKRMSVKNPKLETLKLEWGLD; encoded by the coding sequence TTGCATATTCCCTTAGATACAAAAATAGCTATTGCTGTTAAAGGTGTAGAGCCAATAAATCAAGTAAATGATTCTCAATTAATTTCAGCCAAACTCAGAGAGGAAATTACAGTCAAGCATGATTTTTTCTACTATTTATTTGATTTTGGCTCTGATGAAGAATATGAAAGATTCCAAGCGTGTTTAGATTCTCACCAGCCAGTGGGTATTTTTTTGATTCCACAAGTAGATGATTTCTTTTGTGATATTGTTGTCAAAATATTTAATTATGAATTAATTAGAAAGTATCAATATGGAGGTAGTAATAGTATACCGAAAAATGCTCACCGGAAAATTGCTACCAGTCTGGCTTCAGATGAAGACTGTGAAAATGAACAAGAAAATTCTGTCACCGATGCTAATATTTTTCAGTTTTCTCGCTCAACTATGGACAGCATCATCCTTGGTAACACTGGTTTAGAATTACTTGATTCGGAAAAATTTGACCAACAGTTTGAACAGATATCATTATATGCAAATAAATATAATTCTGAACAATTCTTTATTATATTTCATTGTCCATCCCTATTAGAAATTCAAGCGCATCAGCAAGAAGATGCTTTCGGATACTTAGTAGATAGAGTTGCCCACAAAATTCCTTTTACTTTTACTCTCAGATGTAAATACCCAAATGAAGCGTCTATTGAATACAAAGAAGAAATATACGCCCATTTCCGTCTACTACTAGAACTTCCATCTTATCAAATAGAGGAAGATGATGCATCTTTAGGAGATTATTTTCTAGAATTACAAAAAGCTCAAATACAAGCTGAATCACAGTTATTCTTAAAGATGAAATGTGAACATTTTTATAGTCTAAAGTGGCAACAGGAAAGTAAAGAATATATCTATCTTAAGTATTTTGCTATTAAAACTTTAGAGAGTCTAGGATATGAATTATCTCAGATTGGCTGTGAAGTTGAGTTGACTTCCAGAGATGAAGAAACAATAGATGAAGATACCTCCGATGACGATGAAGAATACCAAAGTGAAATCATAGAAGTTTATGTTAAAAATCAGGTAGTAGTTGAAATAGAAACTCTCCAATATCATGAATTTCAGGATAATAACCTCTTTTTAGATCAAATTAAAAGAGTTTTGAGAAAATCAAAAGTGTGGCCGAATCAACTAGAAAGCCTTTGGTTGGTAATTCCCGGTTTTGAGATCGCACGCAACTATTATCAGCTGAAAAAAGCCAAGGAAATATTAGAATATAAGCTTTCTGGATATTATGGCGATCGCTTCCAGGTTATAATCATGGCTCCTGACTATGAAAATCACCAATTAGTCCCAGTATCATTTGATTCTATCGACTATCCATCTTTTGAATATGCAGCTAAAAAACCTAGTTTAGTACCAGCATATCCAATTACTAATCGCGTCAAAGAATTGAAGCTTGACTTTAGCCAAGTTAAAGGGCTAAATGAAGAAAAAGAAAAACTAACTAAACTCCTAAAGCTGCAATCTAAAGGATACAAAGGTTCAATTGGCGGAATTCTCTTCTATGGTTTACCAGGATGCGGTAAAACTCTACTAGCAAATGCCTTTGCTAATGAGTCTGGGAGATATTTCTTTAAGTTCTCCCCTGCTGATATTGTCAGTGTTTGGATTGGTCAAAGTCAAAAAAATATCCGAGATATCTTTGCTCAGGCTAAGAAAAAAGCTCCTTCGCTTTTATTCATTGATGAGTTAGACAGTATTGGGTTTAACCGTAACGAAGACAACGCACACACAGACCAAAAGGCAACCATCAACCAATTACTCATAGAATTAAATAATCTGCAAAATAGTGATGTAATTGTCATTGCTGCTACTAACTATTTGAGTGGTATTGATAGTGCTTTGAAACGTTCTGGAAGATTGGATTGGAAGATTCCTATTTTTCCACCGGATCGAGTAGAAAGAATAGATTTATTCAAACATTATCTGTTAAAAATTGATATGAATCAGCTAGTGAATTTTGAGATTTTAGCTGACAAAAGTGCAAAATTTACTTCATCTGACATTGAATTGGTTTGTCGGGAACTTAAAAATGCTATTATTTTAGAGGAAATAAGTTCAGCTTTGACAACTTCAGATGTTATTAGTTACATCAATAATCTGCAAGATGGCGGATTAAGTCTTAATGAGGAACAAGTTAAGGAATTTTTGGAAGAGTGTAAAAGAATGAGTGTGAAGAATCCTAAATTGGAAACTCTGAAATTAGAATGGGGATTGGATTAA
- a CDS encoding carbohydrate ABC transporter permease gives MFEINRRQSNPRWNITEDLAGYMFMMPTILVLGTFVVLPILFAVFLSLQKVQLLGGIQYEFIGFRNFTRLVEDERVWVALRNTAEYVAIVVPTQTVLALILAVTLNSGIRGKNWWRILYFLPTVTSSAVLTLIFMWIYNTDGLLNDFLAFVGLPTYNWLGDPAVALKGIMIMNIWSTAPFFMVIYLAALQDIPQTVYEAAELDGANGWQQFIYITVPLLKPVTFFVVAMGVIGTFQLFDQSYIFSGGTGGPNNATLTVVLLVYQAVFRNLQMGYAAAIAFLLAAVIIALTIVGRRLFGGEQI, from the coding sequence GTGTTTGAAATCAACAGGCGGCAAAGTAACCCCAGGTGGAACATTACAGAAGATTTGGCTGGGTATATGTTCATGATGCCTACCATTTTGGTTTTAGGAACTTTTGTAGTCTTACCCATTCTTTTTGCCGTTTTTCTTTCTCTGCAAAAAGTTCAACTTCTGGGCGGTATTCAGTACGAGTTCATTGGTTTTCGCAACTTCACGCGATTAGTTGAAGATGAACGGGTTTGGGTTGCTTTGAGAAACACCGCCGAATATGTAGCCATTGTTGTGCCAACTCAAACAGTCCTAGCTTTGATTTTGGCGGTAACTCTCAATTCTGGAATTCGCGGTAAAAACTGGTGGCGCATCCTCTACTTTTTGCCCACAGTCACTTCTTCAGCAGTGCTGACGCTGATTTTCATGTGGATTTATAACACCGATGGGCTACTAAACGATTTTCTGGCTTTTGTGGGGCTACCTACTTATAACTGGTTGGGTGACCCAGCAGTTGCCCTCAAAGGCATTATGATTATGAACATTTGGTCAACTGCGCCGTTTTTCATGGTGATTTACCTGGCGGCTTTGCAAGATATCCCCCAAACAGTTTATGAAGCCGCCGAACTCGATGGCGCCAATGGGTGGCAGCAATTTATTTACATTACTGTTCCTTTACTCAAGCCTGTAACCTTCTTCGTGGTAGCGATGGGGGTGATTGGCACTTTTCAATTGTTTGACCAATCTTACATTTTCTCTGGGGGTACTGGCGGGCCAAATAACGCTACTTTAACTGTGGTGCTACTAGTTTACCAAGCTGTGTTTCGGAATTTACAGATGGGATATGCTGCTGCGATCGCCTTTTTATTAGCAGCAGTCATCATTGCCCTTACTATAGTTGGGCGGCGACTTTTTGGAGGCGAACAGATTTGA
- a CDS encoding carbohydrate ABC transporter permease, with the protein MTRISGLSWSKVLLYILLTLYALITLIPFLWALSASFKPLAEIVSGEPNFFPKNFTLDNYKQIFLQEPLFWRWVFNSVVIALSVTVLNLLLNSMAGYALARLRFVGKRFWFFLILAVLAVPAQITLIPTFLILKAIGWLNSYQGMIVPSMVNATFIFMMRQFFVNFPKELEEAGQLDGLNTFGIFRHIVLPLAKPALAAQAVFVFMGSWNNFLLPIVILFDPEMFTLPLGLNTFKGQYISYWNYIMAASMVFTLPALSIYAFFNRYFIQSVTFTGGKG; encoded by the coding sequence TTGACTAGAATTTCTGGCTTGTCTTGGTCCAAAGTCCTGTTATATATCTTGCTGACACTCTATGCCCTCATTACCCTCATTCCCTTTCTCTGGGCACTTTCAGCATCATTTAAACCGCTAGCAGAAATTGTCAGCGGCGAACCCAACTTTTTTCCCAAAAATTTCACTCTCGACAACTACAAGCAAATATTTTTACAAGAACCGCTATTTTGGCGGTGGGTGTTTAACAGCGTGGTGATTGCCCTCAGTGTCACGGTTTTAAACTTGTTGTTAAATTCAATGGCGGGTTATGCCTTAGCCAGACTACGCTTTGTCGGCAAACGCTTTTGGTTCTTTCTAATCTTGGCAGTACTGGCAGTACCAGCCCAAATTACCTTAATTCCCACATTTTTGATTTTAAAGGCGATCGGCTGGCTAAATTCCTACCAAGGGATGATTGTCCCCAGCATGGTTAATGCCACTTTCATCTTTATGATGCGACAGTTTTTCGTGAATTTTCCTAAAGAATTAGAAGAAGCAGGTCAACTTGATGGCTTAAATACCTTTGGAATTTTCCGGCATATTGTTTTACCTTTAGCAAAACCAGCACTAGCAGCCCAGGCAGTTTTTGTGTTCATGGGAAGCTGGAATAATTTCTTGCTGCCTATAGTTATCCTATTTGACCCAGAAATGTTTACCCTACCCTTGGGGCTAAACACCTTCAAAGGTCAATATATCAGCTATTGGAACTACATTATGGCAGCGTCAATGGTATTTACCCTGCCAGCTTTAAGTATCTATGCCTTCTTTAACCGCTACTTCATCCAAAGCGTTACATTTACTGGCGGGAAAGGTTAA
- the psbV gene encoding photosystem II cytochrome c-550, whose translation MFRRLIGVVVATFLLTFGLIVGNATAVELDKATRTVPLNDQGDTVVLSLKQVKEGKRLFAYACAQCHVGGVTKTNQNVGLEPEALALATPNRNNIEGLVDYMKNPTTYDGVEEISELHPSTKSADIFTEMRNLTDDDLVAIAGHILLQPKVVGTKWGGGKIYY comes from the coding sequence ATGTTTAGAAGACTAATTGGCGTTGTTGTGGCTACTTTTCTACTCACGTTTGGGTTGATTGTCGGTAACGCGACAGCAGTGGAACTGGACAAAGCTACCCGAACAGTGCCATTAAACGATCAGGGTGATACTGTCGTACTTAGCCTCAAACAAGTCAAAGAAGGCAAACGCTTATTTGCTTACGCTTGTGCCCAATGTCATGTTGGCGGCGTTACCAAAACTAACCAGAACGTGGGACTAGAACCAGAAGCTCTGGCATTGGCAACACCAAACCGTAATAACATTGAAGGCTTGGTGGATTACATGAAAAATCCCACTACTTACGACGGGGTAGAGGAAATTTCCGAATTACACCCCAGCACTAAGAGCGCAGATATTTTCACAGAAATGAGAAATCTGACCGATGATGATTTAGTAGCGATCGCTGGCCATATTCTCCTACAACCCAAAGTTGTTGGCACTAAGTGGGGAGGCGGAAAAATCTATTACTAA
- the petE gene encoding plastocyanin codes for MKLISASWRRLSLAVLTIVLVVSSFAVFTPSAAAETYQVKLGSDKGMLAFQPKKLTIKAGDTIEWVNNKVPPHNVVFDPAKNPGGNKELAASLSHKKQLMNPGQKVATTFPADAPAGEYTFYCEPHRGAGMVGTITVE; via the coding sequence ATGAAATTGATCTCGGCAAGCTGGCGACGGCTGAGTTTGGCTGTGTTGACAATTGTTTTAGTTGTTAGCAGCTTCGCTGTTTTTACTCCCAGCGCTGCGGCTGAAACATACCAGGTGAAACTTGGTAGCGATAAAGGAATGCTGGCATTTCAACCGAAAAAATTGACAATTAAAGCAGGTGACACAATTGAGTGGGTGAACAATAAAGTTCCTCCCCATAATGTTGTGTTTGATCCCGCTAAAAACCCAGGCGGAAACAAGGAATTAGCAGCATCTCTGTCTCATAAGAAGCAGTTGATGAATCCTGGTCAAAAAGTAGCAACTACCTTCCCCGCAGACGCACCTGCCGGTGAATACACCTTCTACTGCGAACCTCACCGTGGTGCTGGCATGGTTGGTACAATCACTGTCGAATAG
- the petJ gene encoding cytochrome c6 PetJ: MRIFLLILLLAIALFKLTLISPALAAETSNGANIFEANCASCHIGGGNILINQKTLKKEALSKYLENYDSDSIQAIIHQVQNGKNAMPAFKEKLSPEEILEVAAYVFQNAEQGW; this comes from the coding sequence TTGAGAATATTTTTATTAATTTTGCTGTTAGCGATCGCCCTATTCAAATTAACACTCATTAGTCCAGCACTAGCTGCCGAAACGTCCAACGGTGCTAACATTTTCGAGGCTAACTGCGCTTCGTGCCATATCGGTGGCGGTAACATCCTGATTAACCAGAAAACCTTGAAAAAGGAAGCACTGTCAAAGTACCTTGAAAATTATGATAGCGACTCGATTCAGGCAATTATCCACCAAGTGCAGAATGGTAAAAATGCCATGCCTGCCTTTAAAGAAAAGTTAAGTCCTGAGGAAATTTTAGAGGTAGCGGCTTACGTTTTCCAGAATGCAGAACAAGGCTGGTAA
- a CDS encoding esterase/lipase family protein — protein MPLPTVIVPGYLESAIAYRQLEQSLQQLNFSTITVPLRRRDWLPTIGGSPVTRILQQLDRTVKQILQQYKATQINLIGHSAGGWISRIYMGEKPYLARGDVKPSLWEAHPLVATLITLGTPHISQERWTRSNLDFVTNNYPGAFYSKVRYVCVAGKTIFGQRRRGSWLAYSSYQLTCGKGNTWGDGITPIEAAHLEGAENLVIEGVKHSPRSAGIWYGSPEPLKAWVEYLI, from the coding sequence ATGCCCTTACCAACAGTTATTGTGCCTGGATATCTAGAAAGCGCGATCGCCTATCGCCAACTAGAACAATCTTTACAACAGTTAAATTTTTCCACTATCACAGTACCACTACGGCGGCGTGACTGGCTACCCACTATTGGAGGAAGTCCTGTAACGCGGATTTTGCAACAACTCGATCGCACGGTCAAACAGATATTGCAGCAATATAAAGCTACTCAAATTAACTTAATTGGTCACTCAGCCGGAGGTTGGATATCACGCATCTATATGGGAGAAAAACCCTATTTAGCACGCGGTGATGTCAAGCCATCTCTCTGGGAAGCCCATCCCTTAGTTGCGACTCTCATCACCTTGGGTACACCGCACATCAGCCAAGAACGCTGGACGCGCTCAAATCTGGATTTTGTCACCAATAACTATCCTGGAGCTTTTTACAGCAAGGTTCGTTACGTCTGTGTTGCCGGCAAAACTATCTTTGGACAAAGGCGGCGCGGTAGCTGGTTAGCTTACAGTAGTTACCAATTAACCTGTGGTAAAGGTAACACCTGGGGAGATGGAATTACGCCCATTGAAGCAGCTCACCTCGAAGGCGCAGAAAATCTTGTGATTGAAGGTGTGAAGCATTCTCCCAGAAGCGCCGGAATTTGGTATGGCTCACCAGAACCCTTAAAAGCTTGGGTGGAATATTTGATTTAA
- a CDS encoding cytochrome b N-terminal domain-containing protein: MESTQFDRILRRVATILSVVLLTLCLIYFSTGVLLSFYYEPTAGGAYNSLKMINTQLPYGWLFRRAHDIAGNGLIAIALIQIVVMFLSRQFRKSWLTAWISGILLTLSAIGLDWTAMILDWTQEGYWRFSIELGTIEAIPFIGVQLRDILTGGGAISTVTVEHLYTIHSYLIATTTLILAIVHLSALLWQEWQESAEC; the protein is encoded by the coding sequence ATGGAAAGCACCCAGTTCGATAGGATTTTGCGACGAGTAGCGACGATATTATCAGTTGTACTTCTGACTCTGTGCTTAATTTACTTTTCTACCGGAGTTTTGCTTTCTTTTTACTACGAGCCGACAGCAGGCGGTGCCTATAACTCCCTAAAGATGATTAATACCCAACTGCCATATGGTTGGTTGTTTCGGAGAGCGCACGATATTGCTGGTAACGGGTTAATTGCGATCGCTCTCATTCAAATTGTAGTGATGTTTTTGAGTCGGCAATTTCGCAAGAGTTGGCTGACTGCTTGGATTAGCGGCATTTTGTTGACCCTGAGTGCGATCGGGCTAGATTGGACAGCAATGATCCTAGACTGGACTCAGGAAGGATACTGGCGTTTTAGCATTGAGCTAGGAACCATCGAAGCAATTCCGTTTATTGGCGTGCAACTGCGCGACATCCTCACAGGCGGTGGAGCCATCAGCACAGTTACTGTTGAACATCTTTACACAATACACAGTTATCTGATTGCTACGACGACACTAATTCTGGCCATAGTGCATTTATCTGCTTTACTCTGGCAAGAATGGCAAGAGAGTGCTGAGTGCTGA
- a CDS encoding cation:proton antiporter has translation MEASFEITLQMAIAVLAGISAQVLAAYLRVPSIVLLLLLGILFGSDGLGLLHPQLLGSGLEVIVALATAIILFEGGLNLDLRELGRVSVSLQLLVTQGTLITLLGGSMAAHWLGEFPWNIAFLYASIVVVTGPTVVGPLLKQINVDRQVATLLEGEGVLIDPVGAILAFVVLDTILNGDADPINAIAGLLMRLGVGAAIGGVGGYLMSWIFKRASFLSFELKNLVVLAILWSLFTLSQMIRSESGVMTTVVAGAVFANSSVPEERLLRSFKGQLTILSVSVLFILLAADLSIASVFALGWGSLFTVLVLMFVVRPINILLCTWNSDLNWRQKLFLSWVAPRGIVSASVASLFAILLTQRGINGGDSIKALVFLTIIMTVVCQGLTAGWVAKCLEITSKDATGAVIVGCNPLSLLIARFFQERGENVVMIDTDPQCLLQAQAQNLRVIASSALDAAVLEEAGLASMGTFLAMTSNGEVNFVLAQRAAEEFNPPRVLAVFPRDPQASSSANNKVNQAFIPDLAIKTWNEYLNDGRVKLGTTTLNESEFSTQYDRIQEKIRTGVLIPLLVEREERLQVIPANQQWEIGDRIIYLLHDPRPSLLKRLSGATQSTPLSLEKLPEVEDLPLVQLTELSTTESAGR, from the coding sequence ATGGAAGCATCTTTTGAAATCACTCTCCAGATGGCGATCGCTGTGCTAGCGGGCATTAGCGCCCAAGTGCTGGCTGCGTACCTCCGGGTGCCCAGCATCGTCTTGTTATTGCTGTTGGGCATCCTATTTGGCTCTGATGGCTTAGGACTGTTACATCCCCAGTTACTTGGTAGTGGACTGGAAGTTATTGTCGCCCTAGCAACGGCAATCATTTTGTTTGAAGGTGGACTGAATTTAGATCTGCGAGAGTTAGGCAGAGTTTCAGTCAGCCTACAATTGCTCGTCACTCAAGGAACTCTAATCACACTGCTTGGTGGGAGTATGGCTGCTCACTGGCTGGGTGAATTTCCTTGGAACATAGCTTTTCTCTATGCTTCTATAGTCGTGGTTACAGGCCCGACGGTCGTTGGCCCCCTACTCAAACAAATCAATGTAGACCGGCAGGTGGCAACACTTTTAGAAGGTGAAGGGGTTTTAATTGACCCTGTAGGAGCGATCCTGGCCTTCGTTGTCCTGGATACGATTTTGAACGGGGATGCTGATCCAATCAATGCGATCGCCGGTTTACTGATGCGGTTGGGTGTTGGTGCGGCAATTGGTGGCGTTGGTGGTTATCTGATGAGTTGGATTTTCAAACGCGCCAGTTTTCTGTCATTCGAGCTCAAAAACTTAGTGGTGCTGGCCATACTTTGGAGTCTGTTTACCTTATCGCAAATGATCCGCAGTGAATCGGGAGTAATGACAACAGTAGTTGCTGGAGCGGTATTTGCTAATTCCTCAGTGCCAGAAGAACGTTTGTTAAGGAGCTTTAAAGGTCAGCTGACAATTCTCAGCGTTTCGGTATTATTCATCCTATTAGCGGCTGACCTATCCATTGCCAGTGTGTTCGCTTTGGGTTGGGGTAGTTTATTCACTGTTTTGGTACTAATGTTTGTCGTTCGCCCAATTAATATCCTGTTGTGTACCTGGAACAGTGACCTAAACTGGCGACAGAAATTGTTTTTAAGCTGGGTTGCTCCTAGAGGAATTGTTTCCGCTTCCGTTGCTTCTCTATTTGCGATTTTGTTGACACAGCGGGGTATAAATGGCGGTGACTCCATCAAAGCTCTAGTCTTCCTGACAATTATCATGACTGTTGTCTGCCAAGGACTAACGGCTGGCTGGGTTGCTAAGTGCCTGGAAATTACCTCCAAAGACGCAACTGGCGCAGTGATTGTGGGTTGTAATCCCTTGAGTCTTTTGATTGCCCGGTTCTTTCAAGAACGGGGAGAAAACGTGGTGATGATTGATACTGACCCCCAATGTCTTCTGCAAGCCCAAGCACAAAATCTTCGGGTGATTGCTAGTAGTGCTTTGGATGCGGCTGTTTTGGAAGAAGCTGGACTTGCCTCTATGGGCACTTTTTTGGCGATGACAAGTAACGGCGAGGTGAATTTTGTTTTGGCTCAACGGGCAGCTGAGGAGTTTAATCCGCCCCGTGTGTTAGCAGTTTTTCCACGTGATCCCCAAGCGAGTAGCTCAGCCAATAATAAAGTTAATCAAGCTTTTATCCCAGATTTAGCCATTAAGACTTGGAATGAATATCTCAATGATGGACGAGTCAAACTGGGGACAACTACGCTTAATGAGTCGGAATTTTCGACTCAATACGATCGCATCCAAGAGAAAATTCGCACTGGGGTACTAATACCGCTATTAGTAGAACGTGAAGAACGCTTACAGGTAATCCCAGCTAACCAACAGTGGGAAATTGGCGATCGCATTATCTACCTATTGCATGACCCCAGGCCTAGCCTTTTAAAACGCTTATCTGGCGCTACCCAATCCACTCCCCTGTCTCTAGAAAAGTTACCAGAAGTTGAAGACTTACCCCTTGTCCAGTTAACTGAACTTTCCACTACTGAGAGTGCTGGGAGATGA
- a CDS encoding SRPBCC family protein, with amino-acid sequence MTQEHNTTDNLDFQSSTDDTNLEAHLSADAVALLAKVEVQVEKLAQRQRQISAKLRIPQPVEQIWKVLTDYEALADFIPNLAKSRLIEHPDGGIRLEQVGSQRLLNFNFCARVVLDLEEYFPKEINFRMVEGDFKGFSGSWCLEPCSLGEHMGTNLCYTIQVWPKLTMPISIIENRLSKDLRLNLLAIYQRVEELASQKS; translated from the coding sequence GTGACTCAAGAACACAACACAACAGATAATCTTGATTTCCAGTCTTCCACTGATGACACTAATTTAGAAGCCCATTTGTCTGCTGATGCAGTCGCTTTATTGGCTAAAGTAGAAGTTCAAGTTGAGAAATTAGCACAGCGACAGCGGCAAATTAGTGCTAAGCTCCGAATCCCCCAACCAGTGGAACAAATTTGGAAAGTTTTGACAGATTATGAAGCCTTGGCTGACTTCATCCCCAACCTAGCCAAAAGTCGCCTCATTGAGCATCCTGACGGTGGTATTCGACTCGAACAAGTCGGCTCCCAGCGGTTACTCAATTTCAACTTTTGTGCGCGGGTAGTTCTGGATCTCGAAGAATACTTCCCTAAAGAAATTAATTTCCGCATGGTAGAAGGAGATTTTAAAGGCTTTTCAGGTAGCTGGTGTTTAGAACCTTGTTCCCTTGGTGAACATATGGGAACCAATCTTTGCTACACAATTCAAGTTTGGCCTAAGCTCACTATGCCAATATCAATCATTGAAAACCGTCTCAGTAAAGATCTGCGGTTGAATCTTCTGGCTATTTATCAACGTGTAGAAGAACTCGCCAGTCAAAAAAGCTGA